The following are encoded in a window of Ruminiclostridium herbifermentans genomic DNA:
- a CDS encoding non-ribosomal peptide synthetase, with the protein MFKSLIDMLNTNKSDDVGITFILNENSEKFVSYNNLFEKAACSLHVLQSKGIKPGDKVILQIEDLEKYIYSLWACILGGIIPVPLSVGITDEQIARLFRVYNLLEQPYVLTTDGVFKTIKRFEENVVYGMDCKFDHGQVILYDEIDQGIQKGIIYDAGLDDIALIMFSSGSTGEPKGVKTTHRNILVTNEDLIEKFNVDSSDVSLHWMPLTHMVGIVFCHLFPIMTSTPQYLMDKMVYIRSPKIWLNKICEHRATILLTANFGMKYLMSKVDKNENNGWDLSHIKVITIGGELLSSSLFDSFLLFFKDYGIKKCMISPVYGVTEAMVVACVSQEKVINSYCLDRGSLSIGSDIKENLQEGITFVGLGTPPKRCKVRICDNEDNILAEGKVGHIQVSGPNVTPGYYLPVNDAFSADDWYKTGDVGFIQNEEVIITGRAKEMIIVNMVNYYLFDIESVIEKVDHSLVGNIAACGIINKDTLEDDVILFIQNEGNEQQRLSELISGIKYSVKSKIGLDIKYVIPLKELPRTGVGKVGRIVLKNRYLNGEFNEIIAKTNLISTDKKNESDEQYNGIDVSEKLIEIIKSVLKIENVMLSDNIFELDVQSLTAMQIAVEIEDYFGILFELRGLYENPSVGDISNKIKELLVEKSTANGI; encoded by the coding sequence ATGTTTAAGAGTTTAATTGATATGCTAAACACCAATAAGTCAGATGATGTGGGAATTACTTTTATTTTAAATGAGAATAGTGAAAAATTTGTATCTTATAATAATTTGTTTGAAAAGGCTGCATGTTCGCTACATGTACTGCAAAGCAAAGGGATAAAGCCAGGAGATAAAGTGATACTCCAAATTGAAGATTTGGAAAAATATATTTATTCATTGTGGGCATGTATTTTAGGGGGGATTATCCCGGTTCCGTTGTCAGTTGGAATTACTGATGAACAAATTGCAAGATTATTTAGGGTTTATAATTTATTAGAACAGCCATATGTACTGACTACAGATGGTGTTTTTAAGACTATTAAAAGATTTGAAGAAAATGTAGTTTATGGGATGGATTGCAAATTTGATCATGGGCAAGTTATACTTTATGATGAAATTGATCAAGGGATTCAAAAGGGGATTATATACGATGCTGGCTTGGATGATATTGCTCTTATTATGTTTTCATCCGGATCAACCGGCGAACCTAAAGGTGTGAAAACGACACATAGAAATATTTTAGTGACAAATGAAGATTTAATCGAGAAATTCAATGTTGATTCAAGTGATGTTTCATTACATTGGATGCCATTAACCCATATGGTTGGAATCGTTTTCTGCCATCTATTTCCGATAATGACATCAACACCGCAATACTTAATGGACAAAATGGTGTACATTAGATCACCAAAGATTTGGCTTAATAAAATATGCGAACACAGAGCGACTATATTATTAACTGCCAATTTTGGTATGAAATATTTAATGTCAAAGGTTGATAAGAATGAAAATAATGGTTGGGATCTATCGCATATCAAGGTAATTACAATTGGAGGCGAACTATTGTCCTCTTCGTTGTTTGATTCGTTCCTTTTATTTTTTAAAGATTATGGGATTAAGAAATGTATGATTAGTCCGGTATATGGAGTGACAGAGGCAATGGTTGTGGCCTGTGTATCCCAAGAAAAAGTAATTAATTCGTATTGTTTGGACAGAGGTAGCCTGTCTATTGGTTCAGATATAAAAGAAAATCTGCAGGAAGGAATTACCTTCGTTGGACTTGGTACTCCACCCAAACGTTGCAAAGTAAGAATCTGTGATAACGAAGATAATATTTTAGCGGAGGGAAAAGTAGGTCATATTCAGGTTAGTGGCCCTAATGTTACCCCCGGGTATTATCTGCCTGTAAATGATGCATTTTCTGCGGATGACTGGTATAAAACTGGAGATGTCGGATTTATTCAAAATGAGGAGGTTATCATTACAGGGCGTGCAAAGGAAATGATAATCGTGAATATGGTCAATTACTATCTGTTTGATATTGAGTCAGTGATAGAAAAGGTAGATCATTCACTGGTTGGAAACATAGCAGCCTGCGGTATTATAAATAAAGATACATTAGAGGATGATGTTATATTATTTATCCAGAATGAAGGCAATGAACAGCAAAGATTGAGTGAATTGATATCAGGAATTAAGTATTCAGTTAAATCTAAGATAGGACTGGATATTAAATATGTAATTCCTTTAAAAGAGTTACCAAGAACAGGAGTTGGCAAGGTTGGTCGTATAGTTTTAAAGAATAGATATTTAAACGGGGAATTTAATGAAATTATTGCCAAAACAAATTTAATATCAACAGATAAAAAAAATGAATCGGATGAACAGTATAATGGAATTGATGTCAGTGAAAAATTAATAGAAATTATTAAGTCGGTACTGAAGATTGAAAATGTCATGTTATCAGATAATATCTTTGAACTGGATGTACAATCACTGACGGCTATGCAGATTGCTGTGGAAATTGAAGACTATTTCGGTATTCTTTTTGAACTCAGGGGTTTATACGAAAATCCATCAGTTGGGGATATATCAAATAAAATTAAAGAATTATTAGTGGAAAAATCAACTGCAAATGGGATTTAA
- a CDS encoding 2-hydroxyacyl-CoA dehydratase subunit D encodes MDINEQYYEDFYFSLIKFQYRFYRDMAKNQGKIIFKDIGFPQELILGAGLMPVIVESMIGLLPPTLLNEKGFDKANSIFYDTGSCSFHRLALSAIHNNLVELPNAFIGLNACQEVVNDFFVISNEHQIPFYAVDLPYERTEDAVLYVEKQYEETFEKLCKLSSEGVKYSKLIETIKLSNAASNYFRKANSIRKEYPGLIYGGPMLKFVNLVMMFGTEGALQVAREYYETCSRYAQSGERKVNLKCKILWCNMGINYDDKFYEYIEKELGAMIVIEEFNILPEVEISTDNPFLGLAKRTLNTSFISDARLRAENLVKLANDYDVDGVVFFSHMNCRFFNSKFNILKKYLNEKGIPIIELSGDCIDKRSYNRAQLITRLEAFVEMIS; translated from the coding sequence ATGGATATTAATGAACAATATTACGAAGATTTTTATTTCAGCTTAATTAAATTTCAATATAGGTTTTATCGTGATATGGCCAAGAACCAAGGAAAAATTATTTTTAAGGATATAGGATTTCCGCAAGAATTAATTTTAGGCGCAGGGCTTATGCCGGTCATTGTAGAGTCAATGATTGGATTGCTTCCCCCAACACTATTAAATGAAAAAGGGTTTGATAAGGCAAATAGTATATTTTATGATACGGGGAGTTGTAGTTTTCATCGCTTAGCTCTGTCGGCCATTCACAATAACTTGGTCGAATTGCCAAATGCCTTTATAGGTTTAAATGCATGTCAGGAAGTAGTTAATGATTTTTTTGTTATATCCAATGAGCATCAAATACCTTTTTATGCTGTTGACTTACCATATGAAAGAACAGAGGATGCAGTATTGTATGTTGAGAAACAATATGAAGAGACATTTGAAAAGCTATGTAAACTCTCATCCGAAGGCGTGAAATATTCGAAATTAATAGAAACTATTAAACTTTCCAATGCAGCGTCAAACTATTTTAGAAAGGCTAATAGTATCAGAAAAGAATATCCAGGATTGATTTATGGTGGTCCAATGCTCAAATTTGTCAATCTTGTCATGATGTTTGGGACAGAAGGTGCTTTACAGGTGGCCCGTGAATATTATGAAACATGTAGTAGGTATGCTCAATCTGGAGAGAGAAAGGTAAATTTAAAATGTAAAATTCTGTGGTGCAACATGGGGATCAACTATGATGATAAATTTTATGAATACATTGAAAAAGAGCTAGGAGCAATGATCGTAATAGAGGAATTCAATATATTGCCAGAGGTAGAAATATCCACGGATAATCCTTTTTTAGGACTAGCTAAAAGAACGCTAAATACTTCCTTTATAAGCGATGCGAGATTGCGGGCTGAGAACTTAGTGAAATTAGCTAATGATTATGATGTGGATGGTGTTGTATTTTTTTCTCATATGAATTGCAGGTTCTTTAATTCAAAATTTAATATTTTAAAGAAATATTTAAATGAAAAGGGTATTCCTATAATAGAACTGAGTGGAGACTGTATAGATAAACGGAGCTATAATAGGGCGCAACTAATAACCAGGCTGGAGGCCTTTGTGGAAATGATTTCTTAG
- the istB gene encoding IS21-like element helper ATPase IstB, translating into MNNSTYNQLCRNMEILGLGQMVIHLDEISNFVTSNNLSFTEGLLRLSNYEVDFKEAKASRSMIKAAAFPFVKELKDYDFNFQPSVNQQEIQELCTLGFLERNENIVFLGPSGVGKTHLATSIGIAAAKKRTSTYFIKCHDLLQQLKKAKLENRLDVRLRHFCHYRLLIIDELGYLPIDKEDSNMFFQLIDMRYERKSTILTTNMNFNEWDGVFYDAVVANAILDRVLHHAHVISISGKSYRLKDHMKQGE; encoded by the coding sequence ATGAATAACAGTACATACAACCAGCTATGCCGGAACATGGAAATTCTTGGTCTTGGGCAAATGGTAATTCATCTTGATGAAATATCTAATTTTGTGACATCCAACAATCTTTCGTTTACAGAAGGACTACTGAGACTTAGTAATTACGAAGTTGATTTTAAGGAGGCCAAAGCATCTAGATCTATGATTAAAGCAGCAGCATTTCCTTTTGTAAAGGAATTGAAAGATTATGATTTCAATTTTCAGCCGTCAGTAAATCAGCAAGAAATACAAGAACTTTGCACGCTTGGTTTTCTTGAAAGAAATGAGAATATAGTATTTCTTGGTCCAAGTGGTGTTGGAAAGACTCATCTGGCAACATCAATAGGAATAGCTGCAGCAAAGAAACGTACTAGCACATATTTTATCAAATGTCATGATTTATTGCAGCAACTAAAGAAAGCAAAACTGGAAAACAGACTTGATGTAAGACTCAGACACTTCTGCCATTACAGACTACTTATCATTGATGAACTTGGCTACTTACCCATTGATAAAGAAGATTCTAATATGTTTTTTCAGCTTATAGATATGAGATATGAGAGAAAAAGTACCATTCTTACAACAAACATGAATTTCAACGAATGGGATGGTGTATTCTATGACGCAGTTGTAGCCAATGCAATACTTGACAGGGTATTGCACCATGCACATGTAATATCTATATCTGGAAAGTCATACAGATTAAAGGATCATATGAAGCAAGGAGAATAG
- a CDS encoding recombinase family protein has translation MRVIKIEPAAKAEQQKKRVCAYARVSTDGYKQGESLENQVTYYNNLISSNTEYEFVGIFADKGITGTKDDRPEFQRMLKLCREGKIDLIITKSISRFARNTVVVLKYVRELKEIGVEVKFEKENISTLSGDCELMLTVLSSFAEEESRSVSENIKWRYHKKFEKGELVINANRFLGYDKDEYGDLIINPKEAEVVKRIYKKYLEGNGIFKIVKLLNSEDIPTVTGSKWNEATVRTILRNEKYKGDVMLQKTYTPSYLTKLRKINRGQVDSYYIEDNHSPIVTKEEWERVQLEMQKRAEAKGNSIGSIKCLNRYPLSGVLFCSKCGSPLRRRTWNSKHSCKKIVWQCSNYVKNGKDACDGTVIDDEIIGSLNITEPTIVKEEIQNGKKHYSYTSKGKQNKYGTEC, from the coding sequence GTGCGTGTAATAAAAATAGAGCCTGCTGCAAAAGCTGAACAACAGAAAAAGAGGGTCTGTGCTTATGCGAGGGTATCCACCGATGGCTACAAGCAGGGTGAATCCTTGGAAAACCAAGTAACCTACTATAATAACTTAATCTCATCAAATACTGAGTACGAATTTGTAGGAATATTTGCAGACAAAGGAATAACTGGAACAAAAGATGATAGACCTGAGTTTCAACGAATGCTAAAGCTTTGTAGAGAAGGAAAAATAGACTTAATCATAACAAAATCCATATCAAGGTTTGCAAGAAATACAGTGGTAGTACTAAAATATGTAAGGGAATTAAAAGAAATAGGTGTTGAGGTAAAATTTGAAAAAGAAAATATATCGACATTATCTGGGGACTGTGAGCTGATGCTTACCGTCCTCTCTTCATTTGCGGAGGAAGAAAGCAGAAGTGTAAGTGAAAATATAAAGTGGAGGTATCACAAAAAGTTCGAAAAAGGTGAACTGGTTATAAACGCTAATAGGTTTCTTGGATACGATAAGGACGAATATGGAGATTTAATAATAAACCCCAAAGAGGCTGAGGTTGTAAAAAGAATATATAAGAAGTATTTAGAAGGTAATGGGATATTTAAAATAGTAAAACTGCTTAATTCAGAGGATATTCCAACAGTTACAGGCTCAAAATGGAATGAAGCAACTGTTAGGACTATTCTAAGAAATGAAAAGTATAAAGGGGATGTAATGCTTCAAAAAACCTATACTCCAAGCTACTTAACTAAGCTAAGGAAAATAAACAGAGGTCAGGTTGATAGCTATTACATAGAAGATAACCATTCACCAATAGTTACAAAGGAAGAATGGGAGAGAGTGCAGCTTGAAATGCAAAAACGTGCTGAAGCAAAAGGAAACTCAATAGGCTCAATAAAATGCCTTAACCGTTATCCACTTTCAGGAGTTCTTTTCTGCAGCAAATGCGGTTCACCATTGAGACGTAGAACATGGAACAGTAAACACTCCTGTAAAAAGATAGTATGGCAATGCAGCAACTATGTTAAAAATGGTAAAGATGCCTGTGACGGAACAGTAATCGATGATGAGATTATAGGCAGTCTTAATATAACGGAACCAACCATTGTGAAGGAGGAAATCCAAAATGGCAAGAAGCATTACAGTTATACCAGCAAGGGCAAACAGAACAAATACGGCACAGAATGCTGA
- the istA gene encoding IS21 family transposase: protein MIIKSSIITDLNIQTVKDLYKLKPFMEDTTLKVNKSQIARELDVDRRTVDKYINGFHKAKSRECVNCITAYYDIIAELLSDNSQQIFYYRRVLWQYLVDNHSYEGSYVNFCYYLRKYPELDSYFKKSRPSNANNVTIRYETGMGQQAQLDWKESIRFTLSTGEIIEVNIFVLLLSYSRFRVYRVSLSKTQDILFSFLDDAFNTFGGVPSEIVTDNMKTVMDEPRTEYTEGKINIKFKQFADDYGFKVHPCIAGRPRTKAKVEAPMKLLDEIRAYNGKLDYKELNELVTRINNRVNMQVNQGTGRIPLMYFNKEKAFLGSLPADTIRKPYQITPHKVKVNSSSMFNHNECQYSVPPEYIGKTLTLQVYDGYIHVYYNMELITIHTLSKKKLNYFTEHYTAIARKSHAFKEENINERAKENLQVIGEVYSYE from the coding sequence ATGATTATCAAAAGTAGTATCATAACAGATTTAAATATTCAAACTGTCAAGGATCTTTATAAGTTAAAACCATTTATGGAGGACACAACATTGAAGGTTAATAAAAGCCAGATCGCAAGGGAACTTGATGTCGATAGGCGTACAGTTGATAAATACATTAATGGCTTTCATAAGGCCAAATCCAGAGAATGCGTGAATTGTATCACTGCTTACTATGACATTATCGCAGAGCTTCTATCTGATAACAGCCAGCAGATATTTTATTACAGAAGAGTTTTATGGCAATACCTAGTAGACAATCATTCTTATGAAGGGTCTTATGTGAATTTCTGCTACTATCTAAGAAAATATCCTGAACTAGACTCATATTTCAAAAAAAGCAGACCTTCAAACGCAAATAACGTAACCATACGTTATGAAACAGGAATGGGTCAACAAGCACAACTAGACTGGAAAGAGTCTATACGATTTACTCTTTCAACAGGTGAAATAATAGAAGTAAACATATTTGTATTATTGCTGTCATACTCACGTTTTAGAGTATACAGGGTATCTCTATCAAAAACACAGGACATATTATTTTCATTCCTTGATGATGCGTTTAACACGTTTGGAGGTGTTCCAAGTGAGATTGTCACCGATAATATGAAAACAGTTATGGATGAGCCAAGAACAGAGTATACAGAAGGGAAAATAAATATAAAATTTAAGCAGTTTGCGGATGATTATGGTTTTAAGGTGCACCCTTGTATTGCAGGAAGACCAAGAACAAAAGCCAAAGTAGAAGCACCAATGAAACTACTTGATGAGATAAGAGCCTACAATGGAAAACTTGATTACAAGGAACTTAATGAGTTGGTCACACGAATAAATAACAGAGTAAACATGCAGGTAAATCAAGGTACAGGTCGTATTCCATTAATGTATTTCAACAAGGAAAAAGCTTTCTTAGGAAGCTTACCAGCCGATACCATAAGAAAGCCTTATCAAATAACTCCACATAAAGTAAAAGTAAATTCATCCAGCATGTTCAACCATAATGAATGCCAGTATTCTGTACCACCAGAATACATTGGAAAAACTCTTACTTTACAAGTGTATGATGGTTACATACATGTTTATTATAACATGGAATTAATAACTATCCATACCCTTAGTAAAAAGAAACTAAATTATTTTACAGAACACTATACTGCTATAGCAAGAAAATCGCATGCATTTAAGGAAGAAAATATAAATGAGCGGGCAAAAGAAAACTTACAGGTTATAGGAGAAGTATATAGTTATGAATAA
- the ccpM gene encoding Cys-rich peptide radical SAM maturase CcpM: MLLKTSYKDIMNVEAPYIKLFKNSLGYYLFDVNTVKVLKIPEYLYLDLYHNPYDTRDWNKASLDYMTSLKKDGYLSNHRVKESEHPLTEFLDDLINHKLSHITLQVTQNCNLRCEYCIYSGEYKNRVHSDERMNCNTMRDAVDYLIKCSSDADRMAISFYGGEPLLEFTLIQECVEYALKKAEGRKVIFNFTTNGTLLTKEKLEFLVHNDFRITISLDGPEFIHDKHRKLAYTSKGSFDKIIENLEYIYDTYPEFYQSNIQFNTVIDPLNRFTIINDFIRNNKLLSQSMFSSTLIDGTYAIKDISHDDQFDEEFRYEVFKTFLWKTGWLSREDTSPLLVSYYGTLKKMAKMIETMKSDRIPEKFHRGGPCVPGIQRLFVTATGELYPCERVSESSSVARLGDIDSGISLARAEKILNVEKETSEMCRDCWAYYFCTACIAKMDDGSQISTTKLSEQCNAMRSTVERELSDYVVMKELGYQWELDA, from the coding sequence TTGCTTCTAAAAACATCATACAAGGATATTATGAACGTTGAAGCCCCGTATATTAAGTTGTTTAAGAATTCTTTAGGATATTATTTATTTGATGTAAATACTGTTAAGGTACTGAAGATACCGGAATATTTATACTTGGATTTGTATCATAATCCTTATGATACCCGGGATTGGAACAAGGCTTCCCTTGATTATATGACTAGCTTGAAAAAAGATGGCTATTTGAGCAATCATCGAGTGAAGGAATCAGAACATCCGCTTACGGAATTTCTAGATGATTTAATTAATCATAAATTATCACATATCACCTTGCAGGTAACACAAAATTGTAATCTCAGATGTGAGTATTGTATATATTCAGGTGAGTATAAAAACAGAGTACATAGCGATGAACGTATGAATTGTAATACCATGAGAGACGCTGTAGATTATCTGATCAAATGTTCCAGTGATGCAGACAGAATGGCAATTAGTTTTTATGGTGGCGAACCTTTATTGGAATTTACTTTAATTCAGGAATGTGTAGAATACGCTTTGAAGAAAGCAGAGGGAAGAAAAGTCATTTTTAATTTCACAACCAATGGTACTTTATTAACAAAGGAAAAGCTGGAGTTTCTGGTTCACAATGACTTTAGAATTACAATAAGCCTGGATGGACCGGAGTTTATTCATGATAAACATAGGAAATTGGCTTATACATCAAAGGGGTCCTTTGATAAAATCATTGAGAATCTGGAATATATTTATGATACCTATCCTGAATTTTATCAAAGCAATATTCAGTTTAATACAGTAATAGATCCTTTGAATCGTTTTACTATCATAAATGATTTCATACGTAACAACAAGCTTTTAAGTCAATCGATGTTTTCCTCTACGCTAATTGATGGTACCTATGCGATCAAGGATATATCTCATGATGATCAATTTGATGAAGAATTTCGCTATGAGGTATTTAAAACATTTTTATGGAAAACGGGATGGCTTTCAAGGGAAGACACTTCTCCATTGTTAGTATCTTATTATGGAACCTTAAAAAAGATGGCCAAAATGATAGAAACCATGAAAAGTGATAGAATTCCAGAAAAATTTCATCGAGGAGGGCCATGTGTACCAGGAATACAACGTCTCTTCGTTACAGCGACAGGGGAGTTGTATCCATGCGAAAGGGTCAGTGAATCTTCGTCGGTAGCCAGATTGGGGGATATAGACAGCGGAATCAGCCTTGCGCGAGCAGAAAAAATCCTCAATGTTGAGAAGGAGACCTCTGAAATGTGCAGAGATTGTTGGGCTTATTATTTTTGTACTGCATGCATTGCAAAAATGGATGACGGATCTCAGATTTCAACAACGAAACTGAGCGAACAATGTAATGCGATGAGGAGCACGGTGGAAAGAGAATTATCAGATTACGTTGTGATGAAAGAGTTAGGATACCAATGGGAATTAGACGCGTGA
- a CDS encoding recombinase family protein codes for MARSITVIPARANRTNTAQNAEPQKKRMAAYCRVSTDQLEQLSSYEAQVQYYTTYICNHSDYQFAGIYADEGITGTNTKKREQFNRMINDCKAGKIDVIITKSISRFARNTLDCLNYVRVLKELGVEVIFEKENIRTLDSKGEVLISILASLAQEESFSISRNSTWGIRRRFEQGKVIVNHTKFMGYDKDENGNLVIDEKQAKVVRRIFTDYLDGKGPNRIARELERDGVFNWNGKAKWYEGSIRKMLSNEKFKGDALLQKTYTVDFLSKKRVENKGEIPQYYVEESHPAIIDNDTWEAVQFEMERRLIFAKKHGLQKYDYANNNNPFAGRVICGCCDSTFGRKVWNSTDERLKRTIWQCNNKYKVKGTIGCGNRHINDGILYEAFVYAFNEIVKNIDFYMAKWQKKIDSKDILERVTAKRFIGIFKEAQSIEQIDAGLYFKLVEKVVVYEDRVSVGLLDGSEISFE; via the coding sequence ATGGCAAGAAGCATTACAGTTATACCAGCAAGGGCAAACAGAACAAATACGGCACAGAATGCTGAACCGCAAAAAAAGAGAATGGCGGCTTACTGCCGTGTATCAACAGACCAATTAGAACAGCTATCAAGCTATGAGGCACAGGTACAATATTATACTACATATATATGTAACCATTCTGACTATCAATTTGCTGGTATCTATGCCGATGAGGGTATCACAGGAACTAACACAAAAAAGCGTGAGCAGTTTAACAGGATGATTAACGACTGCAAAGCAGGAAAAATTGATGTGATTATAACTAAATCAATATCGAGGTTTGCGAGGAACACTTTAGATTGCTTGAACTATGTAAGAGTACTCAAGGAGCTTGGCGTAGAGGTTATTTTTGAGAAGGAAAATATACGGACATTGGATTCAAAAGGGGAGGTACTAATTTCCATTTTAGCCAGTTTAGCACAGGAGGAAAGTTTTTCCATAAGTCGAAACAGCACATGGGGCATTAGAAGGCGGTTTGAACAGGGTAAAGTTATAGTCAATCATACAAAATTTATGGGGTATGATAAAGACGAAAATGGCAACCTTGTAATAGACGAAAAACAAGCAAAAGTAGTTAGAAGAATATTTACCGATTATCTTGATGGAAAAGGCCCGAACAGGATAGCGCGGGAGCTTGAGAGGGACGGAGTATTCAATTGGAATGGAAAAGCAAAATGGTATGAGGGCAGTATAAGGAAAATGCTGAGCAATGAGAAATTTAAAGGAGATGCTTTGCTTCAAAAGACATATACCGTTGATTTTCTTTCTAAGAAAAGGGTTGAGAACAAAGGTGAAATACCACAGTATTATGTTGAAGAAAGCCATCCTGCAATTATTGACAATGATACATGGGAAGCCGTTCAGTTTGAAATGGAGAGACGGCTGATATTTGCAAAAAAGCATGGACTTCAAAAATATGACTATGCTAATAACAATAACCCGTTTGCAGGGAGAGTTATATGTGGATGCTGCGACAGTACATTTGGCAGGAAGGTGTGGAACTCGACAGATGAAAGATTAAAAAGAACCATTTGGCAGTGTAACAATAAATACAAGGTAAAAGGAACAATAGGGTGCGGAAACAGGCATATTAATGATGGAATCTTATATGAGGCATTTGTTTATGCGTTTAATGAGATAGTCAAAAATATAGATTTCTATATGGCAAAGTGGCAAAAGAAGATTGACAGCAAAGACATTTTGGAGAGAGTTACTGCCAAGAGGTTTATTGGGATTTTTAAAGAGGCTCAGTCTATAGAACAGATTGATGCAGGATTGTATTTTAAACTGGTTGAGAAGGTTGTGGTTTATGAGGATAGGGTGAGTGTGGGGTTGTTGGATGGGAGTGAGATTAGTTTTGAATAG
- a CDS encoding ABC transporter ATP-binding protein: protein MSLIEIKSLKKSFNDGKENKINVIRGIDLRIEKGEKIAIVGDSGCGKTTFINLIGLILNSDSGEIIINGRNVLELSSKDKANLRNAFFGYVVQDFALVEEDTTYQNLEIPLLYSKKRYSKREKDKLISDTLNKVGLSEKINEKVKFLSGGQRQRVAIARAIINNPSVILADEPTGALDGDTSEKIFSLLNDLVIDGKSLILVTHNEKLANYCDKKYKIETGVFK from the coding sequence ATGTCGTTAATAGAAATCAAATCGCTTAAAAAAAGTTTTAATGATGGAAAAGAGAATAAAATTAACGTTATAAGAGGCATAGATTTAAGAATAGAGAAGGGAGAAAAAATCGCTATAGTAGGAGACTCTGGGTGTGGTAAAACTACGTTTATTAACCTCATCGGACTTATACTTAATTCGGACTCTGGAGAGATTATCATAAATGGGAGAAATGTATTAGAACTCTCATCAAAAGATAAGGCCAATTTAAGAAATGCTTTTTTTGGATATGTTGTACAAGATTTTGCACTGGTTGAGGAGGATACTACTTATCAAAACTTGGAGATTCCGCTTCTATATTCAAAAAAAAGATATAGTAAACGAGAAAAAGACAAACTAATAAGTGATACACTAAATAAAGTAGGATTAAGCGAAAAAATTAATGAAAAAGTTAAATTTTTATCAGGTGGTCAAAGACAGAGAGTAGCCATAGCTAGAGCTATTATCAATAATCCTAGCGTGATCTTAGCAGATGAACCAACAGGAGCTCTTGATGGAGACACAAGTGAAAAAATCTTTTCATTATTAAATGATTTGGTTATTGATGGAAAATCTTTAATCCTTGTTACTCACAACGAAAAGTTAGCTAATTACTGTGATAAAAAGTATAAAATTGAAACGGGAGTTTTTAAGTAG